The Streptomyces sp. NBC_01276 genome contains the following window.
ACGCGATGCTGTGGGAGGCCCACCTGCCGGACCGGACCCAGGCGCCGGTGCCGGGGGCGGCGGAGCTGGCGCGGGCCCTGCGCGAGGCGACCGAGGCGGGGGCGAGGGCGGTGCGGGAGCGGCGGGTCCCGGAGTGGGAAGGGGTCCGCGGACTGCTGCCCGACGGGAACGCCCCGGAAGCAGCCGTTCTGCGCGGGGCCGGGGAGCAGCTCCTGGAGGCGCTGGACGAGGTGTCCGAGGCGCTGCGCCCGTAGAAAGTGATCAACAGTGACCGGTGCGGCACCGCGCGTGCACGTGCATCTGCCCATGCAGGCGCTGATGAACACAGCTATGATCCGGTGGAGTTGACATCTGCACTATCGGGGGCTTCCTGTGGACCACGCGTACAACGGGATGGCAGCTGCAGAACTCGCTTCCTTGTATGAGCTGACCTGGCAGAAGAGCAGACACAGCAACTCGCAGGGATCCTGCGTGGAGTTCGCCAGACTGCCCGGCGGCGACGTCGCCATGCGCAATTCGCGCTTTCCCGACGGACCGGCGCTCGTGTACACGCCCGCCGAGATCGAGGCGCTGCTGCTGGGTGTCAAGGACGGGGAGTTCGATCATCTGATCGGCTGACGG
Protein-coding sequences here:
- a CDS encoding DUF397 domain-containing protein; translation: MDHAYNGMAAAELASLYELTWQKSRHSNSQGSCVEFARLPGGDVAMRNSRFPDGPALVYTPAEIEALLLGVKDGEFDHLIG